The genomic interval TGGCGCTCCATCCGAAGGTCCGCGGTTACCGCCTCGGGCGTGCCAAAGAGGAGCAAGGCTTGATCGAGGAGATGAACGCCGAGATCGAAGAAAATTCCGCTTCCCGGTTCGCGACGCTCTCGCCAGGCATCGGGCCGCAGCTCCAGCCGATAACGATCGAAGTGCGATTCAAATAAGACGATTCTTCCGAGCCGCTTTTCGGCGAGCAGATTAAAGATGGTACGAAAATCACCGTCGAACCGCCGGTTTTGATAGACCGTCAGCATTCGTCCGCGTTGGTGAGCCAGATCGACCAACTCCTTTGCTTCGGCATACGTCGTGGTGAACGGCTTATCGACTATTACGTCCTTGCCTGCAATCAGGCATTGCTTCGCCAACGGGAAGTGCGAGGTATTCGGCGTGGCGACTACGACAAGCTGGATCTCGGGAATTGCGAGCAACTCGTCAATCGAACGCGCCTGAGTGGCGCCTGGGTAGGCTCGCGAAGCGTCATCACCGTTCCTCCGCACGATTGCGCGCAGGTTGAGACCCGGAACTGCAGAAATGATGGGGGCATGGAAGACACGCCCCGCAAAGCCGAAACCGACAAGTCCGACGTTGATCATCCTTTTGCCTAAGCTCTCATTCAACGCGTTTCATCCGATCAAGCCATAGACGCTCGCAGTCGTCCGATTCGCAAAACCGCCTTGGACCTGTGTACCCCCTCCCCCTCCCCTTATCTCGCAAAATACGTCATCGAAACGACTTAAGCTCACTTGTGATCTATTTCCCCAATTTTGTACGCAATATGTTGTATTCCAAAAATTCGAAATACCAACATCTCGTTTATTACTACTTAGTAATCACCCCTCTGTATCCATAAAGCGCTGCGCCCAGCGAGGCCACGGGGAAATATTGACCGCTTCGTTTCCATACTCTCGTTTGGCAGTTGGTGAAGAACACAGCTCCCATTCGGACAGCTCGGACATCGCCTGCAAAGGATCGGATCTACGTCGGCGACGCCGCATTCTCTTTTTCTTTGCCTCGCCACTTTACCATAATGGAACCAGAATATCGAGACGGAATCAAAGAAAATTATGTGGAAAGCTTTACGAAGATTCAGTCAGTTACAAGCAGCAGAACCACGGTTTTTTGTCCGCCGTTCGTGTCCCTCAAGTCATAAGCCGAGCGGCCGCGCAATTCTCGCCGTTCCCTGCCTGCATCCCAGCGCAGCTTCGCTTCTGACTCGCTTACGTATAATCGAATTCTTGCGGCGTTCTTCATGATTCAGACTCTTTTCGGCAGCCTCGACGAGGAAAAAAACAAAAAGCCAGGCTTTCTCGATCGCATGAAAGAGGCGGTCTCGCGCACCCGCGAGAACCTCAGCGAGCGCATCGAGGAGATCGTTGCATTTAATAAAGAGATCGACGCCAGAACGCTGGACGATCTCGAAGCTACGCTCATCGCCGCCGACCTGGGCACGGCGACAACCAGTGAAATCCTCGACGGCCTGCGCGAGCGGGCCACGCACAAAGAGATCGGCAACGTAGAAGAGTTAAAGCGTTTATTGAAGGAGCAGATCGCAGCAATCCTCAACCATTCCTCGAATGTTCCGGCGCGACAGGTTGATGGTCCGGAGGTTTTGCTCATCGTAGGTGTCAATGGAACGGGCAAAACCACGACTATCGGAAAGCTCGCGAGCTTGTTCCGCACGCAGGGCAAGACCGTTTTGATGTGCGCAGCGGACACCTTCCGAGCCGCAGCCATTGAGCAGCTCGAAGTCTGGGGTACTCGCACTGGAACTGAGGTCATCAAGACCAAACCTGGTGGTGATCCTTCTGCCGTCTTGTTCGATGGACTGAGCGCGGCAAAAGCGCGCGGCACGGATTATGTGATCATCGATACCGCCGGACGTCTGCACACTAAGCAGAACCTGATGGCTGAACTGGAGAAAATGCGGCGGACAGCGAAGAAGGTGATTCCCGAGGCTCCTCACGAAACTCTTCTCGTGATGGACGCAACGACAGGACAGAACGGCCTGCAGCAGGCGCGGCAATTCACACAATCGGCCGGCGTGACTGGAATTGTGCTCACCAAGCTCGATGGCACAGCGAAGGGCGGAGTGGTGGTAGCGATATCCCGTGAGCTCGGATTGCCCGTGCGTTATGTCGGTGTGGGCGAGAAAGCCGGCGATTTGCTCCCTTTCGATTCTCAATCATTCGTCGATTCCCTTTTTGCATAACTCATGCCAGCGCACGATCACGAACAGTTCATGCGCCGTGCATTGGATTTGGCGCGACAGGGTATCGCTCTGGCTTCTCCTAATCCGCACGTTGGCGCCATTGTCGTCGGTGCAGCGGGCGAAATCCTAGGCGAAGGCTTTCACACCTACGACGGTGTAAAGCACGCCGAGGTGCTCGCCATAGAGCAAGCTGGCGAGCGTGCGCGCGGTGCCACTCTGTATCTGAATCTCGAACCCTGCTCTCACACCGGACGCACCGGACCATGTGCCGACGCTGTGGTCCGCGCCGGCATCGTGCGCGTTTATGCTGCGATGCAGGATCCCAATCCCGCCGTTTCGGGAAAGGGATTCGAGCGGCTGCGCGCTGCCGGAATCGAAGTGTACGTAGGCATGCTCGAAGCAGAAGCGCGCAAGCTGAACGAAGCGTTTGCCAAATACATCGTCCACAAGACTCCGCTGGTCACGTTGAAGGCTGGCATGACGCTCGATGGGAAGATCGCTCCGCCGTTCACGCCGCCGGGCAGCGGAGTGGGCCTCGGCGACGCTGCCGGCGGATGGATCACCAGCGCAGAGGCCCGTGCGCATGTTCAGGAACTACGTCACGCTGCGGATGCCATCCTCGTTGGCGTGAATACAGTGATTGCCGACAATCCTTTGCTCACTGATCGCACGGGAAGGCCAAGGCGGCGTCCGTTGTTGCGCGTGGTCAGTGATTCGAAGCTGCGCCTGCCTCTGGACTCGCAGCTGGTAAGAACCGTTAAAGACGATCTGATCGTCTTCTGCTCGTTTGCTGAAGAGAGGAAGCGGCGGGAACTCGAAGATCGTGGCATTCGCGTTGAGCAAGTGAAGCTTGGCGCACTCGATGGCCGGCCCGACATCGCCGCCGTGATTCAGAAACTTGGTGAAATGGAGATCACGAGTTTGATCATCGAAG from Terriglobales bacterium carries:
- the ribD gene encoding bifunctional diaminohydroxyphosphoribosylaminopyrimidine deaminase/5-amino-6-(5-phosphoribosylamino)uracil reductase RibD; its protein translation is MPAHDHEQFMRRALDLARQGIALASPNPHVGAIVVGAAGEILGEGFHTYDGVKHAEVLAIEQAGERARGATLYLNLEPCSHTGRTGPCADAVVRAGIVRVYAAMQDPNPAVSGKGFERLRAAGIEVYVGMLEAEARKLNEAFAKYIVHKTPLVTLKAGMTLDGKIAPPFTPPGSGVGLGDAAGGWITSAEARAHVQELRHAADAILVGVNTVIADNPLLTDRTGRPRRRPLLRVVSDSKLRLPLDSQLVRTVKDDLIVFCSFAEERKRRELEDRGIRVEQVKLGALDGRPDIAAVIQKLGEMEITSLIIEGGALVNWTALAADVVDKVFLFYAPKILAGTGSVPFATGPGFPRISEAARVHSILLHRFGEDFAVEGYIKNPYECEQSRRP
- a CDS encoding oxidoreductase, which encodes MINVGLVGFGFAGRVFHAPIISAVPGLNLRAIVRRNGDDASRAYPGATQARSIDELLAIPEIQLVVVATPNTSHFPLAKQCLIAGKDVIVDKPFTTTYAEAKELVDLAHQRGRMLTVYQNRRFDGDFRTIFNLLAEKRLGRIVLFESHFDRYRLELRPDAWRERREPGSGIFFDLGVHLLDQALLLFGTPEAVTADLRMERQGGQVDDAFDVLLHYPRMRALLRASMIALAPDLRFLVRGEKAAYMKYGIDPQEEVLKRGEVPGGDSWGKEKQESWGVLQSVNGAERVETEAGDYRLFYQNVRDTILGKSKIAVTHEQMLNVMRGVELARRSSEERRTVQW
- the ftsY gene encoding signal recognition particle-docking protein FtsY, with protein sequence MIQTLFGSLDEEKNKKPGFLDRMKEAVSRTRENLSERIEEIVAFNKEIDARTLDDLEATLIAADLGTATTSEILDGLRERATHKEIGNVEELKRLLKEQIAAILNHSSNVPARQVDGPEVLLIVGVNGTGKTTTIGKLASLFRTQGKTVLMCAADTFRAAAIEQLEVWGTRTGTEVIKTKPGGDPSAVLFDGLSAAKARGTDYVIIDTAGRLHTKQNLMAELEKMRRTAKKVIPEAPHETLLVMDATTGQNGLQQARQFTQSAGVTGIVLTKLDGTAKGGVVVAISRELGLPVRYVGVGEKAGDLLPFDSQSFVDSLFA